One Purpureocillium takamizusanense chromosome 1, complete sequence genomic window carries:
- the UTP20 gene encoding U3 snoRNP protein (COG:V~EggNog:ENOG503NUBZ~BUSCO:EOG092600S9), which translates to MPSKTSGRIEKVRKNKYSTPHQKNHRWESFSTKIAKFNSLQPLRKVRRHDLDSEDLSATTSYFQNGLQKWGELNISKPFCGFKKHVLPLSESLAQILHFEDKIMALFAEYISLQDKDALEPLLDLLTAFAHDLGVRFEKYYSQSLDLLLAIAGKPQDVEVIEWTFGALAFLFKYLSKLLVPNLRPTFDVMAPLLGKSKQPQHIARFAAEALSFLVRKAAAPSHRETALKPLVEHIRHDLCSVAEDRQFTLYKDGIMTMFAESIKGTEYSIHSVGSAVITTLIDAIPEDESRLARDTIWTDVVCGVLTSTIHHATVDTFGDAAGDVLDCIKARREHIQQSSTQWQTVPLFKILGVMAGVRRGTRIKVWDSVILELVSTLNITGKANEDVRQDENDILWTAVISKVAIILHHAPIDALIPHISSLNQSLTRGPLMHWFIPFCSYFCDLDASRFGSLFRTEFQRFVATHWSQGENEDVLCVLLPRMIKNRAFPPLGDKDCFKLPQAWQDQIVSKFERLEISPFPERGPYNKDPQEWRDRCLPKYAGLLHLLEITAVHPSTNARIAELLLRKLKLALRPSSSLASDEVNFIVSQGFHAYIRMSKASGSVDATLSPLLHAAVPRFGRSVGFLRSYLAYESIQPAKSHGNDKSPSTSSESSASEEDPVVTALVENLSSPSHDIRLASLELLKGIDATHGTSECVDLMVQVEQMPLALENTRTMAMLLRKLGQLYTSVDHSSWLGTAVPRFVFGMLTVKLSPVWDSAVEALQLITQTKPGEEAVATIAFQWLETQSARWTPPNSELAGSGRRIYTDFECTALGGLEKAADGILDLTEKADGELLREFDDKQQLAEPVVVTARARALKVLNGNTFIAEKRSRQLVPHFLSWALEDDEGDNAATEGVASLEGSSWSLADRKAMLGVFSQFVNPKVLYKHEKVYEALLQLMENGDIEVQKLALKAILAWKQDGVKSYQENLEYLLDEARFKNELAVFLQSDDIIKPEHRPELLPVLLRLLYGRTISKKGAASGRNGLQATRLAVLRNLSVEDMGSFLDIAAGKLKDVRVVVPASQREKLFSNPVISVRKQMGFLNMISSLISELGTNVDPYMDTLVNTVLYCLVYSCRHLGGVTAEPTIDAEEHEEKSSDHSLLKVTRSLGIKCLNLLFQNAQSFQWDPYQDIILVEVVAPRLENLPVETTQGISGMMQLMSTWSVLPKAALFLGPHGKSLPKGALPKLITCLSIGKTKDEVKIFVLGILQSLVKLALAPATESEFNEVIKADLLDPNAEAMLANISTVVKTSTISNDLLEACVETILAFAPILQDLKNAQSVIRICSFLLQQPPRRVSPKTKGRILLIVERFVALPDAAEDPTLLRDVYNTLSSLFSYFKDRENRQSLSRAMTAISEQDAEVAEVASLCKELNSFKEGRLDEPDYDRRLASFTTISTERDVPWTPKQWLPLLHNLVFFMKVDEEFGVLSSNSADGMRRFVQTVASCATSELAEGFDEQMRTVVLPSIYSGARDSSETVRREYLRVFGFLLTVMPEWDPVADLSGLLNDRQEDSSEPSFFFNILSPATARQLEALNALQLANEGKEMSSQNLGQFFIPLLEHFVYGRADGGDDHGLGAQATTTIGSLAMSLHWNHWRTTFHRYISYIESRPEAQKQTVRLLGKFADALVLSVADPATEAMDVDEAEASPADGKRLRQTAPKTPQLAIDILDYFLPPLVKHLHEKDESEVSYRVPVGVVVVKLLKLLPPEQMNQRLAGVLTDICHILRSKAWESREMARDTLVKIAVILGSSFFGFILKELRGALTRGYQLHVLSYTMHSILVATVPTFSPGDLDHCLPAIVNVIMDDIFGVIGQEKDAEGYTTQMKEIKSSKSQDSMELVAKNASVTHLIHLVKPLQALLLQKVDLKMVRKIDALMGRIGVGLLQNPGAETRDTLVFCYEVIQATYRAQQPEAIQKLDPRIRKYLVQKGARKSGERGKTTKHTYKLVRFALDILRSMLKKHDSLRTPANIAGFIPVLGDAIVDGEDEVKIAAFRLLAVIDKVPFTSDDGKNIYKVAVKEATKSISMSTSTTTDLSQAALKMLSVVLRDRRDVVVKDAAVDMLLGKLKDDFTEPLYRHVTFNFLRSVLDRRIETALVYDTVDHVGTVMIINDDKDTRDLARGAFFQFIKDYPQKKARWSKQLDFVVANLQYKREGGRLSIMEVIHLLLMKSSDEFVQEVAGTCFLPLFFVLANDDSDKCKLAAGELLKEIFHKSDKERTQKYLTLLRSWLQKDDNPSVLRLALQVFGYYFESNDDAQKNTKDCKLVLEKAAGILGSEDVSVMDEQLVETTLGVVRLFTTTMRAQTLSADREELWADVAGCLRHPQPMVKLATVKLINSYLVDFAKQKASTSSGETIEGSHGLALTVNDVHRLARVSLGTLNGNEVDEALASELVQVLVFLGSCLPATSTVVDETGLEADEEDDDVEEADEGDEERKKTLDYLFWRLSHILRKEVRPKAMAINGKVAAMEVMETIFRRRSLNQTRPSLKTILSPLAQLTDPSIPTPFSNDEVFKTKLEGVKTRAQILMDSLQKKFGTSEYSTVLMQVREEVKARRQQRSAKRKIEAIAQPEKYGRDKRKKFEKNRDRRKVRSREQKQARQSYKGW; encoded by the exons atgccgtccAAAACGTCTGGGCGCATCGAAAAGGTGCGCAAAAACAAGTACTCGACCCCCCACCAGAAAAACCACCGGTGGGAGTCCTTCTCGACCAAGATCGCAAAGTTCAATTCCCTGCAGCCGCTGCGCAAAgtccgccgccatgacctcGACTCGGAAGACTTGTCGGCCACGACGTCGTACTTCCAGAATGGCTTGCAGAAGTGGGGGGAGCTCAACATCTCGAAGCCCTTCTGCGGCTTCAAGAAGCACGTTCTCCCGCTTTCCGAGAGCCTGGCCCAGATCCTGCATTTCGAGGACAAGATCATGGCCCTCTTCGCCGAGTACATATCTCTGCAGGACAAGGACGCGCTGGAGCCCCTGTTGGACCTCTTGACAGCTTTTGCGCACGATCTGGGCGTTCGATTCGAGAAATACTACTCGCAGAGCTTGgacctgctgctcgccatTGCTGGCAAGCCGCAGGATGTGGAGGTCATCGAGTGGACTTTTGGCGCCTTGGCCTTCCTGTTCAAGTACCTGTCGAAGCTCCTCGTTCCCAATCTCCGGCCGACCTTCGACGTTATGGCGCCTCTCCTCGGAAAGTCgaagcagccgcagcacATTGCTCGCTttgccgccgaggctctGAGCTTCCTGGTCCGaaaagccgccgccccgtcccACCGCGAGACGGCCCTTAAGCCGCTTGTCGAGCACATCAGACACGACCTTTGCAGTGTAGCCGAAGATCGCCAATTCACCTTGTACAAAGACGGCATCATGACCATGTTCGCCGAGTCCATCAAGGGGACGGAGTACTCAATCCATTCCGTCGGCAGCGCCGTCATTACGACACTCATCGATGCTATTCCGGAAGATGAGAGTAGATTGGCTAGGGATACTATCTGGACCGACGTTGTCTGCGGTGTCTTGACGAGCACCATACACCACGCCACTGTGGACACCTTTGGTGATGCTGCGGGGGATGTCCTCGACTGTATCAAGGCCAGACGAGAACACATCCAACAATCCTCCACGCAGTGGCAAACGGTACCCCTCTTTAAAATTCTCGGGGTCATGGCGGGTGTTCGCAGAGGTACCCGAATCAAAGTCTGGGACAGCGTCATTCTCGAGCTCGTCTCAACACTCAACATCACTGGCAAGGCGAATGAAGACGTTCGTCAGGACGAGAATGATATTCTTTGGACGGCAGTCATCTCCAAAGTTGCCATCATCTTGCATCATGCGCCGATTGATGCACTTATACCACACATTTCTTCCCTCAATCAGTCCCTTACCCGAGGACCGTTGATGCATTGGTTCATTCCTTTCTGCTCCTACTTTTGCGATTTGGACGCAAGTCGCTTCGGGAGTCTGTTTCGAACTGAGTTTCAGAG GTTCGTGGCAACACACTGGTCACAAGGCGAGAACGAGGACGTTCTCTGCGTGCTTCTGCCGCGCATGATCAAGAACCGAGCGTTCCCACCTCTCGGTGACAAGGACTGCTTCAAGTTGCCTCAGGCTTGGCAGGACCAGATCGTGTCCAAATTCGAGCGACTGGAAATCTCCCCCTTTCCCGAGCGCGGCCCATACAACAAGGACCCGCAGGAATGGCGGGATCGTTGCCTTCCAAAGTATGCCGGCCTGCTTCATCTTCTGGAGATTACAGCCGTGCACCCATCTACGAATGCTCGTATCGCTGAGCTACTTCTGAGGAAGCTCAAGTTGGCGCTGCGGCCCTCGTCATCTCTGGCGTCGGACGAGGTCAACTTCATCGTCAGCCAAGGATTTCACGCATATATCCGTATGAGCAAAGCGTCTGGATCCGTGGACGCCACGCTCAGCCCTCTACTCCATGCTGCCGTGCCACGTTTCGGCCGTTCCGTCGGTTTCTTGCGATCCTATCTTGCGTATGAGAGTATCCAACCGGCCAAATCCCATGGCAACGACAAGTCACCAAGTACCAGCAGTGAAAGTTCTGCGTCTGAGGAGGATCCAGTGGTGACGGCCTTGGTAGAGAACCTCAGCTCTCCATCCCACGATATTCGCTTGGCTTCATTGGAGTTGTTGAAAGGGATAGATGCCACCCACGGGACATCCGAGTGTGTTGACCTCATGGTACAAGTCGAACAGATGCCCTTGGCCCTAGAGAACACGAGGACCATGGCCATGCTTCTGCGCAAGCTCGGCCAACTATATACCTCGGTCGATCACTCTTCCTGGCTTGGGACAGCCGTGCCTCGCTTTGTTTTTGGCATGCTTACCGTCAAGCTCTCACCTGTGTGGGACAGCGCCGTAGAAGCGCTGCAGCTGATTACGCAAACAAAGcccggggaggaggcggtggctACGATTGCCTTCCAGTGGCTAGAGACTCAGTCTGCCCGTTGGACACCACCCAACTCGGAACTTGCCGGCTCTGGACGACGGATCTACACCGACTTCGAATGCACGGCCCTGGGGGGACTTGAGAAAGCTGCggacggcatcctcgaccTCACGGAAAAGGCAGACGGTGAGCTGCTGCGAGAATTCGACGACAAACAACAACTAGCCGAGCCGGTCGTAGTGACGGCCAGGGCACGTGCTCTCAAGGTCCTGAATGGTAACACCTTCATCGCGGAGAAGAGATCTCGTCAGCTTGTGCCGCATTTTCTATCGTGGGCTCTCGAAGATGATGAAGGAGATAATGCGGCCACCGAGGGAGTCGCTTCTCTGGAGGGGTCCTCCTGGTCCTTGGCCGACCGAAAGGCAATGCTTGGTGTCTTCTCGCAGTTTGTCAACCCCAAGGTGCTATACAAACATGAAAAAGTGTACGAGGCACTCCTACAGCTCATGGAAAACGGCGACATCGAGGTGCAGAAGCTCGCGCTCAAAGCCATCTTGGCTTGGAAGCAAGATGGCGTCAAGTCGTACCAGGAGAACCTCGAATACTTGCTTGATGAGGCTCGATTCAAGAATGAGCTGGCGGTATTCCTGCAGAGCGACGATATAATCAAACCCGAGCACCGACCCGAGTTGCTACCGGTCCTGTTGAGGCTCCTCTACGGCCGCACTATCTCAAAGAAgggcgcggcgagcggcagAAACGGGCTACAGGCCACGCGACTTGCCGTTTTGCGAAACTTGTCGGTCGAAGATATGGGCAGCTTCCTGGATATCGCCGCTGGCAAGCTGAAGGACGTTCGCGTAGTCGTTCCTGCTTCTCAGCGGGAGAAGCTTTTCAGCAACCCGGTCATCTCTGTCCGCAAGCAGATGGGTTTCCTCAACATGATCTCATCTCTGATCTCAGAGCTCGGGACCAATGTGGATCCCTACATGGATACGCTTGTCAACACGGTACTGTATTGCTTGGTCTACTCTTGCAGGCACCTTGGCGGAGTGACCGCAGAGCCGACGATTGACGCCGAAGAGCACGAAGAAAAAAGCAGTGATCATTCGCTTCTGAAAGTGACGAGGTCTTTGGGCATCAAATGCTTAAACTTGCTCTTTCAGAATGCGCAAAGCTTCCAATGGGACCCATACCAGGACATAATTTTGGTGGAGGTCGTCGCCCCGAGACTCGAAAACCTCCCCGTGGAGACTACGCAGGGCATCTCGGGCATGATGCAGCTCATGTCGACATGGTCGGTCCTCCCCAAGGCGGCATTGTTCCTTGGCCCCCATGGGAAGAGCCTACCCAAGGGGGCCTTGCCAAAGCTCATCACTTGTCTGTCCATTGGGAAGACAAAGGATGAGGTCAAAATATTTGTTCTTGGCATTCTGCAAAGCTTGGTCAAGCTCGCTTTGGCACCAGCGACTGAATCGGAATTCAACGAAGTTATTAAGGCTGATCTTCTGGATCCGAATGCAGAGGCAATGCTGGCCAACATTTCTACAGTTGTCAAGACATCGACCATCAGCAACGACCTCTTGGAGGCATGCGTGGAGACGATTCTAGCATTTGCCCCCATCCTCCAGGACTTGAAGAATGCGCAATCCGTCATCAGGATTTGTAGCTTCCTCCTTCAGCAGCCCCCGCGCCGAGTGAGCCCCAAGACCAAGGGTAGAATCCTGCTCATTGTGGAGAGATTTGTTGCTCTGCCAGACGCTGCTGAGGATCCGACTTTGCTCCGCGACGTTTACAATACGCTGTCATCACTCTTCAGCTATTTCAAGGATAGAGAAAACCGCCAATCGCTGTCTCGGGCCATGACTGCGATATCTGAACAAGATGCTGAGGTGGCGGAAGTCGCCAGTCTGTGCAAAGAGCTGAACTCGTTCAAGGAGGGGCGCCTTGATGAGCCAGACTACGATAGACGGCTTGCGTCTTTCACTACAATATCGACGGAGCGAGACGTGCCGTGGACCCCCAAGCAGTGGTTGCCGCTTCTGCATAATTTGGTCTTCTTCATgaaggtcgacgaggagttCGGTGTTTTGTCCTCAAATTCTGCCGACGGAATGCGTCGCTTCGTCCAAACCgtggcgagctgcgcgaccaGCGAGCTCGCTGAAGGGTTCGACGAACAAATGAGGACAGTCGTCTTGCCCTCAATTTACTCTGGCGCGCGAGACTCATCTGAGACTGTGCGCCGAGAGTACCTACGAGTATTTGGATTTCTCTTGACGGTGATGCCTGAGTGGGACCCTGTCGCCGATCTCAGCGGTCTCTTGAACGACCGTCAAGAAGACTCGTCTGAAccgtccttcttcttcaatATCCTAAGCCCTGCGACAGCGAGACAACTCGAGGCTCTCAACGCTCTTCAATTGGCGAACGAGGGCAAGGAAATGAGCAGCCAGAACCTGGGCCAATTCTTTATCCCCTTGCTGGAACACTTTGTGTACGGTCGAGCAGACGGGGGCGATGAtcacggcctcggcgcacAAGCAACAACCACCATCGGCAGCTTGGCCATGTCTCTCCACTGGAACCACTGGCGAACCACCTTCCACCGTTATATCAGCTACATCGAGTCTCGTCCTGAAGCGCAGAAGCAGACAGTAAGATTATTGGGCAAATTCGCCGATGCACTGGTTCTGTCAGTTGCCGATCCGGCGACCGAGGCTatggacgtggacgaggcggaggcatCGCCAGCCGATGGAAAGAGGCTGCGTCAGACTGCTCCCAAGACCCCACAGCTGGCTATCGATATCTTGGACTATTTCCTGCCTCCGCTCGTCAAGCATCTCCACGAAAAGGATGAGTCCGAGGTCAGCTACCGAGTCCccgttggcgtcgtcgtcgtcaagctTCTCAAGCTCTTGCCTCCTGAGCAAATGAATCAGAGGCTTGCCGGCGTCCTCACAGACATTTGTCATATTCTACGCAGTAAGGCGTGGGAGTCGAGAGAGATGGCCCGAGACACTTTGGTGAAGATCGCTGTCATCCTTGGCTCCTCATTTTTTGGATTCATTCTCAAGGAGCTGCGAGGCGCCCTGACCAGGGGCTACCAGTTGCACGTTCTCTCCTACACGATGCACTCCATTCTCGTCGCCACGGTCCCGACCTTCTCTCCGGGAGACCTGGACCACTGTCtgcccgccatcgtcaacgtcaTCATGGACGACATTTTCGGCGTTATTGGTCAGGAGAAGGATGCAGAGGGCTACACCACGCAGATGAAAGAGATCAAGAGCAGCAAGAGTCAAGACTCGATGGAACTCGTGGCAAAAAATGCATCGGTCACCCATCTCATTCACCTGGTCAAGCCTCTACAAGCCCTTCTCCTGCAAAAGGTAGACCTCAAGATGGTACGAAAGATTGATGCGTTGATGGGCCGTATCGGCGTAGGCCTCTTACAGAACCCTGGGGCAGAGACCCGTGATACGCTCGTCTTCTGCTACGAAGTCATCCAAGCAACATAccgggcgcagcagccggagGCAATCCAGAAGTTGGATCCGAGGATTAGAAAGTACCTGGTCCAGAAAGGAGCCAGGAagagcggcgagcgcggcaaGACCACGAAGCACACATACAAGCTGGTCAGGTTCGCGCTCGATATCTTGCGATCCATGCTCAAAAAGCATGACAGCTTGAGGACCCCGGCCAACATCGCCGGATTCATCCCGGTGCTCGGCGATGCCATTGtagatggcgaggacgaggtcaagaTTGCTGCATTCCGCCTTCTTGCTGTCATTGACAAGGTACCCTTCACGTcggacgacggcaagaacATTTACAAAGTCGCAGTCAAGGAGGCAACCAAGAGCATATCGATGTCGACATCCACGACTACGGATCTCTCCCAGGCCGCCCTAAAAATGCTTTCTGTGGTCCTTCGCGATCGCCGAGACGTCGTTGTCAAGGATGCTGCCGTGGACATGCTCTtgggcaagctcaaggacgactTCACCGAGCCGCTTTATCGCCATGTCACGTTCAACTTCTTGCGGTCCGTCCTGGATCGGCGAATCGAAACTGCACTCGTGTACGATACCGTGGACCACGTCGGCACGGTGATGATCATCAATGACGACAAAGATACGCGAGACCTAGCTCGTGGCGCGTTCTTCCAGTTCATCAAGGACTATCCGCAAAAGAAGGCGCGCTGGAGCAAGCAGCTTGACTTTGTTGTCGCCAACCTCCAGTACAAGCGCGAAGGTGGCAGGCTGTCTATCATGGAGGTCATCCACCTACTACTCATGAAATCCTCAGACGAGTTTGTCCAAGAAGTCGCGGGAACTTGTTTCCTGCCCCTCTTCTTCGTTCTTGCCAACGATGATAGCGACAAATGTAagctggcggctggcgagctgCTAAAAGAGATCTTCCACAAGTCGGACAAGGAGCGCACACAGAAGTACCTGACCCTTCTGCGGTCTTGGCTGCAAAAAGACGACAACCCATCCGTCCTCCGACTTGCGCTGCAGGTATTCGGCTACTACTTCGAGTCCAACGACGATGCACAAAAGAACACGAAGGACTGCAAGCTAGTGCTCGAAAAGGCGGCGGGTATACTTGGATCCGAAGATGTGAGCGTCAtggacgagcagctcgtcgagacAACGCTTGGGGTTGTCCGGCTCTTCaccacgacgatgcgcgcgcAGACACTGTCAGCGGACAGGGAAGAACTGTGGGCTGACGTTGCGGGCTGTTTGCGGCACCCCCAGCCGATGGTCAAGTTGGCGACTGTGAAGCTCATCAACTCGTACCTGGTTGATTTTGCGAAGCAAAAAGCGAGCACCTCGTCTGGTGAGACCATCGAGGGCTCGCATGGGCTCGCGTTAACTGTCAATGACGTGCATCGTCTTGCCCGTGTGTCTCTGGGCACGTTAAACGGCAacgaggtggacgaggcgctcgcctCGGAGCTCGTGCAGGTACTGGTGTTTCTGGGCTCCTGTCTTCCAGCTACGTCGACAGTCGTGGACGAGACTGGcctcgaagccgacgaggaggatgacgatgtgGAGGAGGCCGATGAAGGTGACGAAGAGCGGAAGAAGACTCTGGACTACCTCTTCTGGAGACTGTCCCACATTCTGCGCAAGGAGGTTCGACCCAAGGCAATGGCCATTAACGGCAAGGTTGCTGCAATGGAGGTCATGGAGACGATATTCCGCCGGCGCTCCCTCAACCAGACACGGCCGTCGCTCAAGACCATCTTGTCGCCATTGGCGCAGCTCACGGACCCGTCCATCCCGACACCGTtcagcaacgacgaggtCTTCAAGACTaagctcgagggcgtcaagaCCCGGGCCCAGATCCTCATGGACTCGCTGCAGAAGAAGTTTGGGACGAGCGAGTACAGCACGGTGCTTATGCAGGTGCGCGAGGAGGTCAAGGCGAGACGGCAGCAGAGATCGGCCAAGCGCAAGATTGAGGCGATTGCACAGCCAGAGAAGTACGGCCGGGACAAGCGCAAGAAGTTTGAGAAGAATAGGGATCGCCGCAAGGTGCGGTCGAGGGAGCAAAAGCAGGCGCGGCAGTCATACAAGGGGTGGtag
- a CDS encoding uncharacterized protein (COG:S~EggNog:ENOG503P5EI~BUSCO:EOG092658X5), translating to MATKSLPLLRKSARLLPPLRLFSSSSSSSVHRVARPAAAIATAVPRSLFSTTPLRAAHSIPRPPPRRVSPDSHAATAPSGADAPASEGERPDVPSSSSRAGQNQAYYQLSFTCVPCGHRSHHNVSKQGYHGGSVLITCPSCRNRHVISDHLGIFGDRSITVEDLMREKGNLVKRGSLGEDGDIEFWPDDDVQAVKPGGSA from the coding sequence atGGCAACCAAGTCGCTGCCGCTCTTGCGAAAGTCCGCACGCCTActcccgccgctgcgactcttctcgtcatcgtcctcatcaTCCGTCCACCGCGTCGcgcggcccgccgctgccatcgccaccgccgtcccGCGAAGCCTCTTCTCCACGACGCCCCTCCGCGCTGCGCACTCcatcccccgcccgcccccgcggcgcGTCAGCCCAGACTCCCACGCCGCGACCGCTCCCTCTGGtgccgacgcccccgcctccgagggcgagcgccccgacgtgccgtcgtcgtcctcccgGGCCGGCCAGAACCAGGCCTACTACCAGCTCTCCTTCACCTGCGTGCCCTGCGGCCACCGCTCCCACCACAACGTCTCCAAGCAGGGCTACCATGGCGGCTCCGTCCTCATCACCTGTCCCAGCTGCCGCAACAGGCACGTCATCAGCGACCACCTCGGCATCTTTGGCGACCGCTCCATCACGGTCGAAGACCTCATGCGCGAGAAGGGCAACCTCGTCAAGAGGGGCAgccttggcgaggacggcgacatcgAGTTctggcccgacgacgacgtacaGGCTGTCAAGCCGGGCGGCTCGGCCTGA
- a CDS encoding uncharacterized protein (COG:S~EggNog:ENOG503PG3Q~SECRETED:SignalP(1-20~SECRETED:cutsite=VAA-TP~SECRETED:prob=0.6553)): MYRLACFVSLVLFVGLSVAATPNEDLNNALATVNQARQAKGVRPLQWDPDLAGYAQTWANFMASDSVAFSHAPSQYRQNQGENIYDRESGQGDFEYDNPVLTAMRSWLSQAPLYDDKPVTGHEKWLHWSQCMWSNTTHIGCARAYSISTAYKVYDVCRFYPQGNIVGEKPFERKQTLHRNGTGH; the protein is encoded by the exons ATGTACCGACTCGCTTGTTTCGTCTCCTTGGTCCTTTTCGTGGGCTTGTCGGTCGCTGCGACGCCCAACGAAGACCTCAACAACGCCCTTGCCACGGTTAATCAGGCCCGCCAAGCTAAGGGTGTACGGCCGCTGCAGTGGGATCCCGACCTGGCCGGCTACGCCCAGACTTGGGCAAACTTCATGGCCAGTGACTCGGTCGCGTTCTCCCACGCCCCCAGCCAATATCGCCAGAACCAAGGCGAGAATATCTACGATCGAGAGTCCGGTCAGGGCGACTTTGAATACGACAACCCGGTTTTGACGGCCATGCGCTCCTGGCTGAGTCAGGCTCCGCTGTACGACGACAAGCCCGTCACAGGGCACGAAAAATGGCTGCACTGGT CGCAGTGCATGTGGTCCAACACGACGCATATCGGCTGCGCTCGCGCCTACAGCATCTCGACGGCCTACAAGGTGTATGACGTCTGCCGCTTCTACCCTCAGGGTAACAT TGTTGGAGAGAAGCCATTTGAACGCAAGCAAACGCTCCACAGAAATGGCACCGGCCATTGA
- the ADE17 gene encoding bifunctional phosphoribosylaminoimidazolecarboxamide formyltransferase/IMP cyclohydrolase (COG:F~EggNog:ENOG503NY4C) has translation MSEAQKIAIVSVYDKTGLLDLAKGLVQQNVRILASGGTARMIRESGFPVEDVSAITKAPEMLAGRVKTLHPAVHAGILARNLESDEKDLADQNINKVDYVICNLYPFKDTVAKINVSIPEAVEEIDIGGVTLIRAAAKNHKRVTILSDPSDYAGFLKELEQGEITETSRNRYALKAFEHTADYDAAISDFFRKEYAGAGDQYMALRYGANPHQKPAAAFTAEGKLPFTVLGGSPGYINLLDALNAWPLVRELKKALGLPAAASFKHVSPAGAAIGLPLTAEERKVYFVNDIEGIETSALAQAYARARGADRMSSFGDVIALSDVVDVPTASIISKEVSDGVIAPGYEPAALEMLKKKKGGKYLVLQMDPEYDPAPTETRTVYGVNLQQHRNDVEISPKSFNTIITPKDAGALPESAARDLTVATITLKYTQSNSVCYAVNGQVVGLGAGQQSRIHCTRLAGDKADNWWMRFHERVLGIKWKKGTKRPDKSNAIDLLVSGQLPKDGPEREAFDAVFEEVPVAFTEEEREAWMKQLKNVCVSSDAFFPFIDNVFRVGRSGVKYIAAPGGSQNDGAVFETAEKLGITFVQQNIRLFHH, from the exons atgtcCGAGGCTCAAAAGATTGCCATCGTCTCCGTCTACGACAAGACGGGGCTTTTGGACCTGGCTAagggcctcgtccagcagaATGTCCGCATCCTGGCCTCTGGCGGCACCGCTCGCATGATTCGCGAGTCGGGCTTCCCCGTCGA GGACGTCAGCGCCATCACCAAGGCGCCCGAGatgctcgccggccgcgtcaaGACGCTGCACCCCGCTGTCCACGCCGGCATCCTTGCCCGAAACCTCGAGTCGGACGAGAAGGACCTGGCCGACCAGAACATCAACAAGGTCGACTACGTCATCTGCAACCTGTACCCCTTCAAGGATACGGTCGCCAAGATCAACGTCAGCATacccgaggccgtcgaggagatTGACATTGGCGGCGTCACCCTCAtccgcgccgctgccaagaACCATAAGCGCGTCACCATCCTCAGCGATCCCAGCGACTACGCCGGCTtcctcaaggagctcgagcagggcgagaTCACCGAGACGAGCCGCAATCGCTATGCCCTCAAGGCCTTTGAGCACACGGCCGACTACGACGCTGCCATCTCCGATTTCTTCCGCAAGGAAtatgccggcgccggcgatcAGTACATGGCCCTCCGCTATGGTGCCAACCCCCACCagaagcccgccgctgccttcaCTGCCGAGGGCAAGCTGCCCTTtaccgtcctcggcggctccCCCGGTTACATcaacctcctcgacgccctcaacGCCTGGCCCCTCGTCCGCGAGCTCAAGAAGGCCCTGGgcctccccgccgctgccagttTCAAGCACGTCTCCCCGGCCGGtgccgccatcggcctgcCTCTtaccgccgaggagcgcaaggtcTACTTCGTCAACGATATTGAGGGCATCGAGACGTCGGCCCTGGCCCAAGCCTACGCCcgtgcccgtggcgccgaCCGCATGAGCAGCTTCGGCGACGTCATCGCCCTCAGCGACGTCGTTGACGTGCCCACCGCCAGCATCATATCCAAGGAGGTCTCGGATGGCGTCATTGCCCCTGGATACGAGCCCGCCGCTCTCGAAATgctcaagaagaagaagggcggcaAGTACCTGGTGCTTCAGATGGACCCCGAGTACGATCCTGCGCCCACCGAGACGCGCACCGTCTACGGCGTcaacctgcagcagcaccgcaaCGACGTCGAGATCTCCCCCAAGTCGTTcaacaccatcatcacccccaaggacgccggcgccctgccCGAGAGCGCCGCTCGCGACCTGaccgtcgccaccatcacGCTCAAGTACACACAGAGCAACTCGGTGTGCTACGCCGTCAACGGCCAGGTtgtcgggctcggcgccggccaacAGTCCCGCATCCACTGcacccgcctcgccggcgacaaggccgacAACTGGTGGATGCGCTTCCAcgagcgcgtcctcggcatcaagTGGAAGAAGGGCACAAAGCGCCCCGACAAGAGCAACGCCATCGATCTGCTCGTCAGCGGCCAGCTGCCCAAGGACGGCCCCGAGCGTGAGGCCTTTGACGCCGTCTTCGAGGAGGTGCCGGTCGCcttcaccgaggaggagcgtgAGGCCTGGATGAAGCAGCTCAAGAATGTCTGCGTGTCCAGTGATGCTTTT TTCCCGTTCATCGACAACGTCTTCCGCGTCGGCCGCTCAGGCGTCAAGTACATTGCTGCGCCAGGCGGCAGCCAaaacgacggcgccgtgttcgagacggccgagaagTTGGGCATTACCTTTGTGCAGCAGAACATCCGCCTCTTCCACCACTag